In Strix uralensis isolate ZFMK-TIS-50842 chromosome 10, bStrUra1, whole genome shotgun sequence, a single window of DNA contains:
- the EDEM1 gene encoding ER degradation-enhancing alpha-mannosidase-like protein 1 isoform X2, with product MQWRSLVLGLLLLRLGLQALLALLPALAPGLCLRRRFPFPFPPPPAALSPPAAGSSHWGSLLRRGGGAAAVVGAGDEYERRYSGAFPPQLRARLRDAARGMFVFGYDSYMQHAFPRDELDPLHCRGRGPDRHDPSNLNINDVLGNYSLTLIDALDTLAVMGNSSEFQKAVKLVIDTVSFDKDSTVQVFEATIRVLGSLLSAHIIITDTKQPFGDMTIKDYDNELLHMAHDLAVRLLPAFENTKTGIPYPRVNLKKGVPPDSNNETCTAGAGSLLVEFGILSRLLGDSTFEWVARRAVKALWSLRNNNTGLLGNVVNIQTGHWVGKQSGLGAGSDSFYEYLLKSYILFGEKEDLEMFNDAYRNIQNHLRRGREACNEGEGDPPLYVNVNMFTGQLMNTWIDSLQAFFPGLQVLIGDVEDAICLHAFYYAIWKRYGALPERYNWQLQAPDVPFYPLRPELVESTYLLYQATKNPFYLHVGMDILQSLEKYTKAKCGYATLHHVVEKTKEDRMESFFLSETCKYLYLLFDEENPLHKSGNKYMFTTEGHIVSVDERFRNSLWQDILPEEDSTEKIKPNELKAVNFSSNCNRVPDERRYLLPLKSNYMRQIDQMVGLI from the exons ATGCAATGGCGGtcgctggtgctggggctgctgctgctgaggttgGGGCTGCAGGCGCTGCTGGCGCTGCTGCCCGCGCTGGCGCCGGGCCTCTGCTTGCGCCGCcgcttccccttccccttcccgccgccgcccgccgccctcagcccgcccgccgccggctcctCGCACTGGGGCTCGCTGctgcggcggggtgggggggcggcggcggtggtCGGGGCGGGGGACGAGTACGAGCGGCGGTACAGCGGCGCCTTCCCGCCGCAGCTGCGGGCCCGGCTGCGCGACGCCGCCCGCGGTATGTTCGTCTTCGGCTACGACAGCTACATGCAGCACGCCTTCCCCCGCGACGAGCTCGATCCCCTCCACTGCCGCGGCCGCGGCCCCGACCGACACGACCC CTCTAACCTCAACATCAACGACGTCCTGGGAAACTACTCGCTGACGCTGATCGACGCTCTGGACACGCTGGCG GTAATGGGAAACTCCTCAGAATTCCAGAAAGCAGTGAAGTTGGTGATTGACACAGTTTCATTTGATAAAGACTCAACGGTCCAAGTTTTTGAGGCAACAATCAG GGTTTTGGGAAGTCTGCTCTCTGCCCACATAATAATTACAGATACCAAACAGCCTTTTGGTGATATGACCATTAAGGATTATGACAATGAATTGTTGCATATGGCTCATGACCTAGCAGTGAGGCTGCTTCCAGCCTTTGAGAACACCAAAACTGGAATTCCATATCCTCGG GTCAATCTGAAGAAGGGGGTACCTCCAGACAGCAATAACGAAACTTGTACTGCAGGCGCCGGCTCCTTGCTGGTGGAGTTTGGTATCCTTAGCAGGCTGCTTGGCGATTCCACGTTTGAATGGGTGGCCAGGAGAGCTGTCAAAGCACTCTGGAGTCTCAGGAACAATAACACCGGACTGCTAG GAAATGTTGTGAATATTCAAACTGGCCATTGGGTTGGAAAGCAGAGTGGCTTGGGAGCAGGGTCGGATTCGTTCTATGAATACCTTCTGAAGTCTTACATCCtctttggagaaaaggaagacCTGGAGATGTTCAATGATGCTTATCGGAACATTCAGAACCACTTAAGAAGAGG TCGAGAAGCTTGCAATGAAGGTGAAGGTGACCCTCCTTTGTACGTTAATGTAAACATGTTCACAGGACAGCTGATGAACACATGGATTGACTCTTTGCAAGCCTTTTTTCCTGGACTACAG GTATTGATAGGAGATGTGGAAGATGCTATTTGTCTCCATGCTTTTTATTATGCCATATGGAAACGATACGGAGCTCTCCCAGAAAGATACAACTGGCAATTGCAAGCACCGGATGTTCCCTTTTATCCCCTGAGGCCAGAGTTAGTGGAGTCCACATATCTTCTTTATCAG GCCACAAAGAACCCATTTTACCTTCACGTGGGAATGGATATTCTTCAGAGTTTggaaaaatatacaaaagcaaa GTGTGGCTATGCCACATTACACCACGTTGTAGAGAAGACAAAGGAAGATCGAATGGAGAGCTTTTTTCTCAGTGAAACATGCAAATATTTGTACCTG CTGTTTGATGAAGAGAATCCACTGCATAAATctggaaataaatatatgtttaCTACTGAGGGGCATATTGTGTCTGTGGATGAACGTTTTCGTAACTCGTTGTGGCAAGACATCCTCCCTGAAGAGGACAGCACAGAAAAAATTAAACCTAACGAATTAAAGGCAGTCAACTTCAGCTCTAAT TGTAACAGAGTTCCTGATGAGAGGAGGTACTTGCTGCCATTGAAGAGTAACTACATGAGACAGATTGATCAAATGGTGGGCTTGATCTGA
- the EDEM1 gene encoding ER degradation-enhancing alpha-mannosidase-like protein 1 isoform X1 has product MQWRSLVLGLLLLRLGLQALLALLPALAPGLCLRRRFPFPFPPPPAALSPPAAGSSHWGSLLRRGGGAAAVVGAGDEYERRYSGAFPPQLRARLRDAARGMFVFGYDSYMQHAFPRDELDPLHCRGRGPDRHDPSNLNINDVLGNYSLTLIDALDTLAVMGNSSEFQKAVKLVIDTVSFDKDSTVQVFEATIRVLGSLLSAHIIITDTKQPFGDMTIKDYDNELLHMAHDLAVRLLPAFENTKTGIPYPRVNLKKGVPPDSNNETCTAGAGSLLVEFGILSRLLGDSTFEWVARRAVKALWSLRNNNTGLLGNVVNIQTGHWVGKQSGLGAGSDSFYEYLLKSYILFGEKEDLEMFNDAYRNIQNHLRRGREACNEGEGDPPLYVNVNMFTGQLMNTWIDSLQAFFPGLQVLIGDVEDAICLHAFYYAIWKRYGALPERYNWQLQAPDVPFYPLRPELVESTYLLYQATKNPFYLHVGMDILQSLEKYTKAKCGYATLHHVVEKTKEDRMESFFLSETCKYLYLLFDEENPLHKSGNKYMFTTEGHIVSVDERFRNSLWQDILPEEDSTEKIKPNELKAVNFSSNCNRVPDERRYLLPLKSNYMRQIDQMILEEYQLLCSSQRIFLGWI; this is encoded by the exons ATGCAATGGCGGtcgctggtgctggggctgctgctgctgaggttgGGGCTGCAGGCGCTGCTGGCGCTGCTGCCCGCGCTGGCGCCGGGCCTCTGCTTGCGCCGCcgcttccccttccccttcccgccgccgcccgccgccctcagcccgcccgccgccggctcctCGCACTGGGGCTCGCTGctgcggcggggtgggggggcggcggcggtggtCGGGGCGGGGGACGAGTACGAGCGGCGGTACAGCGGCGCCTTCCCGCCGCAGCTGCGGGCCCGGCTGCGCGACGCCGCCCGCGGTATGTTCGTCTTCGGCTACGACAGCTACATGCAGCACGCCTTCCCCCGCGACGAGCTCGATCCCCTCCACTGCCGCGGCCGCGGCCCCGACCGACACGACCC CTCTAACCTCAACATCAACGACGTCCTGGGAAACTACTCGCTGACGCTGATCGACGCTCTGGACACGCTGGCG GTAATGGGAAACTCCTCAGAATTCCAGAAAGCAGTGAAGTTGGTGATTGACACAGTTTCATTTGATAAAGACTCAACGGTCCAAGTTTTTGAGGCAACAATCAG GGTTTTGGGAAGTCTGCTCTCTGCCCACATAATAATTACAGATACCAAACAGCCTTTTGGTGATATGACCATTAAGGATTATGACAATGAATTGTTGCATATGGCTCATGACCTAGCAGTGAGGCTGCTTCCAGCCTTTGAGAACACCAAAACTGGAATTCCATATCCTCGG GTCAATCTGAAGAAGGGGGTACCTCCAGACAGCAATAACGAAACTTGTACTGCAGGCGCCGGCTCCTTGCTGGTGGAGTTTGGTATCCTTAGCAGGCTGCTTGGCGATTCCACGTTTGAATGGGTGGCCAGGAGAGCTGTCAAAGCACTCTGGAGTCTCAGGAACAATAACACCGGACTGCTAG GAAATGTTGTGAATATTCAAACTGGCCATTGGGTTGGAAAGCAGAGTGGCTTGGGAGCAGGGTCGGATTCGTTCTATGAATACCTTCTGAAGTCTTACATCCtctttggagaaaaggaagacCTGGAGATGTTCAATGATGCTTATCGGAACATTCAGAACCACTTAAGAAGAGG TCGAGAAGCTTGCAATGAAGGTGAAGGTGACCCTCCTTTGTACGTTAATGTAAACATGTTCACAGGACAGCTGATGAACACATGGATTGACTCTTTGCAAGCCTTTTTTCCTGGACTACAG GTATTGATAGGAGATGTGGAAGATGCTATTTGTCTCCATGCTTTTTATTATGCCATATGGAAACGATACGGAGCTCTCCCAGAAAGATACAACTGGCAATTGCAAGCACCGGATGTTCCCTTTTATCCCCTGAGGCCAGAGTTAGTGGAGTCCACATATCTTCTTTATCAG GCCACAAAGAACCCATTTTACCTTCACGTGGGAATGGATATTCTTCAGAGTTTggaaaaatatacaaaagcaaa GTGTGGCTATGCCACATTACACCACGTTGTAGAGAAGACAAAGGAAGATCGAATGGAGAGCTTTTTTCTCAGTGAAACATGCAAATATTTGTACCTG CTGTTTGATGAAGAGAATCCACTGCATAAATctggaaataaatatatgtttaCTACTGAGGGGCATATTGTGTCTGTGGATGAACGTTTTCGTAACTCGTTGTGGCAAGACATCCTCCCTGAAGAGGACAGCACAGAAAAAATTAAACCTAACGAATTAAAGGCAGTCAACTTCAGCTCTAAT TGTAACAGAGTTCCTGATGAGAGGAGGTACTTGCTGCCATTGAAGAGTAACTACATGAGACAGATTGATCAAATG atactggAAGAATATCAACTTCTGTGCTCATCCCAAAGAATATTTCTGGGCTGGATTTAA